One genomic segment of Aquipluma nitroreducens includes these proteins:
- a CDS encoding IS1634 family transposase: MYSVRKVKTKSGSVAVQVVRYVGHRSIVGKHIGSAKDQIEEAVLRQRALEWIDEQTAQLSLFPAQKQKLLVVDRGECIGVTHHFAFRFFMGCFDECGLSHLPRLLLDLAIMRLIEPASKLRSVELLGYYFGIKYSQRIYRNIPKLSAYKADIEQCAYRVAQQKFNEPFYFVLYDVTTLYFESFKADEFKIQGFSKDNKSQQPQIVIGLLVTQTGFPLSYQVFAGNTFEGKTMLPVVETFTSAHPQTRPIIVADAAMLDEERLAELREKKLSYIVGARLANAELGLVKQIHATLNGKHGAIARFPSRYGYLVCDFSLKRYKKELNELNKLVQKAEELVAKQSLKVKAQFVRKVTKEKIELNTTLIEKRRLLLGIKGYCTNLPEQQLSNQMVIDRYHQLWHIEQSFRMSKFDLQTRPIYHQKQEAIKAHVLICFVALIAEKYLEIITKLSLREIRFLVWNITETHIQDRLTKQTFVFRSPTKEIMNSQLANLITKWNLLPH; encoded by the coding sequence ATGTATTCAGTACGAAAAGTCAAAACTAAGTCGGGATCTGTTGCGGTTCAGGTTGTCAGGTATGTTGGTCACAGATCGATTGTAGGCAAACATATTGGTAGCGCCAAAGACCAGATAGAAGAGGCTGTTTTGAGGCAAAGGGCATTGGAATGGATCGATGAACAAACCGCCCAGTTATCGTTGTTCCCTGCCCAAAAACAAAAACTTTTAGTTGTAGACAGGGGCGAATGCATTGGGGTGACGCACCACTTTGCTTTTCGGTTCTTCATGGGCTGTTTCGATGAATGCGGTTTATCCCATCTTCCCCGCCTGTTGCTTGATCTGGCCATTATGCGCCTTATCGAGCCTGCTTCAAAACTCCGCTCTGTTGAACTGCTGGGATATTACTTCGGCATTAAATATTCTCAACGGATTTACCGCAATATTCCAAAGTTGTCAGCATACAAGGCAGATATTGAGCAATGTGCTTACAGGGTGGCACAACAGAAGTTCAATGAACCTTTCTATTTTGTGCTGTACGATGTTACCACATTGTATTTCGAGTCGTTTAAGGCCGATGAGTTTAAAATACAAGGGTTCTCAAAGGACAACAAGTCACAGCAACCCCAAATTGTCATCGGGCTGCTGGTAACACAAACAGGGTTTCCACTGTCGTATCAGGTTTTTGCAGGCAACACATTCGAAGGAAAGACAATGCTCCCGGTTGTGGAAACGTTTACCTCAGCCCACCCGCAGACACGGCCAATTATTGTAGCCGATGCCGCAATGCTGGATGAAGAAAGGCTTGCCGAACTCAGGGAAAAGAAACTATCGTACATTGTTGGTGCACGGCTGGCCAATGCGGAACTTGGATTGGTAAAACAAATCCATGCAACATTGAACGGGAAACACGGTGCCATAGCCCGCTTTCCATCGCGATACGGTTATTTGGTGTGCGATTTTTCACTCAAACGGTATAAAAAGGAATTGAACGAGCTAAACAAGCTTGTTCAAAAAGCCGAAGAGCTGGTGGCAAAGCAGTCACTGAAAGTGAAGGCTCAATTTGTCAGGAAGGTTACTAAAGAAAAAATAGAACTCAACACGACATTGATAGAAAAAAGGAGGCTGTTGCTTGGAATTAAGGGGTATTGCACCAACTTGCCCGAACAACAACTGTCCAACCAAATGGTCATAGACCGTTACCACCAGCTCTGGCACATTGAACAATCGTTCCGCATGAGTAAGTTTGATTTGCAAACCCGCCCAATATACCATCAAAAACAAGAAGCGATCAAGGCTCACGTACTGATTTGTTTTGTCGCTCTGATAGCAGAAAAATACCTGGAAATAATCACCAAATTATCATTGAGGGAAATCCGGTTCCTTGTCTGGAACATAACAGAAACCCATATTCAAGACCGATTGACCAAACAAACATTTGTCTTCCGATCCCCCACAAAGGAAATCATGAATAGCCAACTTGCAAACCTTATTACCAAATGGAATCTGCTACCGCACTAA
- a CDS encoding SpoIIE family protein phosphatase, with amino-acid sequence MKQRGISYLLNSQITTIAIVIIASIVYINYHLSKEVLVKKIEDGAVNQSNMVISRISRVSVGTEEIARNVSAQALYYYRNNDLDLFLRQVLKSNSIIECIHVQLIEKSTKHLLSFFSSKEGQDSCNPDSLATDQFIRDLKSGNTKLSQGVWTSPSYSKTDSSHLFVSYKLPIYYPESNQIAGVVSCGISLNAMKQMLSKIRIGEKGYIFMVDQLGNYISHPRSDWILQHNIFEKTSTIFKANSQEIESEIKQGRSGAGFGISEYLNNQAAWFYHAPITNSGWSVIIVIPEQELFKELHEIFLKIIVVSVFGILLLFLINIIVFKKMLGPLVRITHAIQLFTSSADREQESKNEIMMLVNSLEDWQEKYGLLIKDQKKTASDKIKFEKDLKSAQEIQLNIVPSGKPTFLEYPEIDLYAMLKPAETIGGDLYDYFFIDKNHLLVAIGDVSGKGIPASLFMAITSTLIKTHAKILSSKDIVRRVNNELSDRNSNQYFVTLFLGILDIRSGLLDYCNAAHNFPYILHADGTLQTLSKSHGLPLGIYKDKKYKSSSIELRMNDLLILYTDGVIDSRDSNKKHYGTHRLENNIQNLTDLTAEEAVERLVKSILIFEGQSNQADDISLLALKYLNKTEDQA; translated from the coding sequence ATGAAGCAGCGAGGAATCTCCTATCTTTTAAATTCACAGATAACTACCATTGCGATTGTTATTATCGCATCTATAGTATACATCAATTATCACTTAAGTAAGGAGGTGTTGGTAAAGAAAATTGAAGATGGCGCTGTTAATCAGAGTAATATGGTCATTTCAAGGATTTCCAGAGTTTCTGTAGGAACCGAAGAGATTGCACGAAACGTATCAGCCCAGGCTTTATATTATTATAGGAATAACGATCTGGATCTTTTTCTTCGGCAGGTTCTCAAATCTAATAGTATTATTGAATGTATTCATGTTCAGTTAATTGAAAAGAGCACAAAACATCTTTTGAGTTTTTTTTCAAGCAAGGAAGGTCAGGATAGCTGTAATCCTGATAGTTTAGCTACTGATCAATTTATTCGCGATCTGAAATCTGGAAATACAAAATTAAGCCAAGGAGTTTGGACTAGCCCATCATATTCCAAAACGGATTCTTCACATTTATTTGTTTCATACAAATTGCCAATATATTATCCTGAAAGCAATCAGATTGCCGGGGTTGTTTCATGCGGGATTTCGTTAAATGCGATGAAGCAAATGCTCTCCAAAATTCGAATAGGAGAGAAAGGTTATATTTTTATGGTGGACCAATTGGGTAATTACATCTCACATCCGCGCTCTGACTGGATTCTTCAGCATAATATTTTTGAAAAAACTTCGACTATTTTTAAAGCTAATAGTCAAGAAATCGAATCGGAAATCAAACAGGGCAGGAGTGGAGCTGGTTTTGGCATTTCTGAATATCTGAATAATCAGGCTGCCTGGTTTTACCATGCCCCCATCACCAATTCAGGCTGGAGTGTAATTATTGTAATTCCTGAGCAGGAACTGTTTAAAGAACTTCACGAAATATTTCTAAAAATTATTGTAGTTTCAGTTTTTGGAATTCTTCTTTTATTTCTGATTAATATTATCGTATTCAAGAAGATGCTCGGTCCACTGGTTCGAATTACGCATGCAATTCAACTGTTTACCTCTTCTGCGGATAGAGAACAAGAATCGAAGAATGAAATTATGATGCTTGTAAATAGTTTGGAAGATTGGCAGGAAAAGTATGGATTGCTAATAAAGGATCAAAAGAAAACGGCTAGTGATAAAATCAAATTTGAAAAAGATTTAAAATCAGCTCAAGAGATACAATTAAATATTGTTCCTTCCGGAAAACCAACATTTCTGGAATATCCAGAGATAGATCTTTACGCCATGCTAAAGCCAGCTGAAACTATCGGTGGAGATTTGTACGATTATTTTTTCATCGATAAAAATCATTTGTTAGTGGCGATTGGTGATGTCTCCGGAAAAGGAATTCCAGCCTCGCTTTTTATGGCTATTACCAGCACACTCATAAAAACTCATGCTAAAATATTATCATCTAAAGATATTGTCAGGCGTGTCAATAACGAATTGAGTGACCGAAATTCGAATCAATATTTTGTTACCCTTTTTCTCGGAATACTTGATATTCGTTCAGGATTATTGGATTACTGCAATGCAGCACATAATTTCCCATACATACTACATGCTGATGGTACTTTACAAACGTTATCAAAGAGTCATGGTTTACCTCTTGGAATATATAAGGATAAAAAATATAAAAGCAGTAGTATCGAACTTAGGATGAATGATTTGTTGATTTTATATACTGATGGGGTAATTGATTCAAGAGATTCTAACAAGAAACATTACGGAACTCATCGATTGGAAAATAACATTCAGAACCTGACTGATTTAACCGCAGAAGAGGCTGTTGAAAGATTAGTAAAAAGCATTCTGATATTTGAAGGACAGTCTAATCAAGCTGATGATATTTCGCTTTTAGCTTTAAAGTACCTCAATAAAACAGAAGACCAGGCTTAA
- a CDS encoding DUF4422 domain-containing protein, producing the protein MSGHSSIKVYVFYYKNGSILQIDPIYQPIMAGNARHEEKSAITGDDSGENISIKNPYYSELTGIYWAWKNTKQDVTGSCHYRRFFTTQPEPFLYKLKRLLYFPAGLYKKRYGLIYTENTNLFVPKILNKQELNDLLNQYDAILPQARKLKYTVETHYRRYHDINDLRLLETILIEKHPEYLDAFHEVLLGNRLYANNMFILKDEHFQEFMEWWFDLLFEFERRIDLNNYTDYQKRILGFMAERLLTVWFKKKQLNCIELPVIYFKKFKFE; encoded by the coding sequence ATGTCAGGTCATTCAAGCATTAAGGTTTATGTTTTTTATTACAAAAATGGTTCGATCCTACAAATCGATCCAATCTATCAGCCAATAATGGCCGGAAACGCAAGACACGAAGAAAAGTCTGCTATTACCGGTGATGACTCGGGCGAAAATATTTCAATAAAAAACCCTTATTACAGCGAACTTACCGGTATTTACTGGGCCTGGAAAAACACAAAACAAGATGTAACCGGAAGTTGTCACTACCGTCGTTTTTTCACTACTCAACCAGAACCATTTCTTTACAAACTGAAACGGCTTCTTTATTTTCCGGCAGGACTATACAAAAAACGATATGGACTGATTTATACTGAAAATACAAATCTTTTTGTTCCAAAAATCCTCAACAAACAGGAGTTAAACGATTTACTGAACCAATACGACGCCATCCTGCCACAAGCCCGAAAACTGAAATATACCGTTGAAACTCACTATCGTCGCTATCACGACATCAACGATTTGAGACTGCTTGAAACGATACTGATAGAAAAACATCCGGAATATCTGGATGCCTTTCATGAAGTACTCCTGGGTAATAGATTATATGCCAACAACATGTTTATTCTGAAAGATGAACATTTTCAGGAATTTATGGAGTGGTGGTTTGATTTGCTGTTCGAATTTGAACGAAGAATCGACCTGAATAATTATACTGATTATCAGAAACGAATTCTGGGCTTTATGGCCGAACGTTTGCTTACGGTTTGGTTTAAGAAAAAGCAATTGAATTGTATTGAGTTGCCTGTTATCTATTTCAAGAAATTCAAGTTTGAATAA
- the fabG gene encoding 3-oxoacyl-[acyl-carrier-protein] reductase: MKLLEGKTAIITGASRGIGKAIAIKFAEEGCNIAFTDLFEDENMKNTEAELVALGVKAKGYASNAANFEDTDRVVNEIVADFGAIDALVNNAGITKDTLLMRMTEDQWDAVINVNLKSVFNFTKAAQKIMLKQKSGSIVNMSSVVGVSGNAGQSNYSASKAGIIGFTKSIAKELGSRGIRSNAIAPGFIITEMTAKIPEDARKQWEANIPMKRGGTPEEVAKVALFLASDLSSYVSGQVINVCGAMNT, from the coding sequence ATGAAACTTCTTGAAGGAAAAACGGCCATAATTACTGGCGCATCCAGAGGCATTGGAAAAGCAATTGCCATCAAATTTGCTGAAGAAGGTTGCAACATCGCCTTCACCGATCTTTTTGAAGACGAAAACATGAAAAACACAGAAGCTGAATTGGTAGCTCTTGGTGTAAAAGCCAAAGGATATGCATCGAATGCAGCTAATTTTGAAGATACTGATCGGGTGGTGAACGAAATTGTAGCCGATTTTGGCGCGATTGATGCATTGGTGAATAATGCTGGTATTACGAAAGATACCTTGCTAATGCGTATGACTGAAGATCAATGGGATGCTGTGATTAATGTGAACCTGAAATCAGTTTTTAATTTCACAAAAGCCGCACAAAAAATTATGCTGAAACAAAAATCTGGCTCAATAGTTAACATGAGCTCGGTAGTAGGTGTCAGTGGAAATGCTGGTCAATCAAACTATTCGGCTTCAAAGGCAGGAATTATTGGTTTTACCAAATCTATCGCTAAAGAATTAGGGTCGCGTGGAATTCGGTCGAATGCAATTGCTCCGGGTTTTATTATTACCGAAATGACAGCTAAAATTCCTGAAGATGCACGTAAACAATGGGAAGCAAACATTCCTATGAAACGAGGTGGCACACCTGAAGAGGTTGCTAAAGTAGCACTGTTCCTTGCATCCGACCTTTCGTCATATGTTAGTGGACAAGTCATCAACGTTTGTGGTGCAATGAATACGTAG
- the gyrA gene encoding DNA gyrase subunit A, with protein MSEGEKIIKINIEEQMKSAYIDYSMSVIVSRALPDVRDGLKPVHRRVLFGMSELGNFSNKPYKKSARIVGEVMGKYHPHGDSSIYGTLVRMAQDWSLRYTLVDGQGNFGSVDGDSPAAMRYTEARLSKIAEETLADLEKNTVDYQPNFDESLKEPTVLPTRIPQLLVNGASGIAVGMATNMPPHNLSDTIDAIVAYINNPEIDIQDLIPIIKAPDFPTGGIIYGYRGVQEAYETGRGRIVIRGKAHIEVTPNGREKIVITEIPYMVNKAELIMKTAELINDKKIEGISNVNDESDREGMRIVFDIKRDEISNVVLNKLYKFTQLQNSFSVNNIALVHGRPKLLNLKELIHYFVEHRHDVVVRRTQFELDQAEKRAHILEGLIIASDNIEEVIAIIRAAKNPDEARMNLMERFTLSDIQSRAIVEMRLRQLTGLEQDKLHAEYEEILKQIEYLKSVLADINLRMEIIKNELIEIKEKYGDGRKTEIVPNAEEFNPEDFYADEEMVITISHLGYLKRTPLTDFKTQGRGGKGSKGSTTRDSDFLEHMFNASMHNTLLLFSEKGKCFWLKVYEIPEGTKTSKGRAIQNVINIEQDDKILAYINVNNLTDPEYINNNFIILCTKKGIIKKTSLEAYSRPRQNGVNAITIREDDQLFEARMTNGSHHIMMAVRSGKAVRFEDGSVRPIGRTASGVRGITLGHDKDEVVGMVCVENENADILVVSENGYGKRSKIGDYRLTNRGGKGVKTINVTEKTGQVISIKSVDDSNDLMIITQSGLTIRMSISALRILGRTAQGVRLINLKEGDQIASITIVPTSEDPDEASEILDESIELSEENESQPEE; from the coding sequence ATGTCTGAAGGCGAAAAAATTATCAAGATTAATATTGAAGAGCAAATGAAGTCAGCTTACATCGATTATTCGATGTCAGTTATTGTTTCAAGAGCACTTCCGGATGTAAGAGATGGTTTAAAGCCTGTACATCGTCGCGTTTTATTTGGAATGAGTGAATTGGGAAACTTTTCTAATAAACCCTATAAAAAATCAGCCAGGATTGTTGGGGAAGTAATGGGTAAGTATCACCCGCATGGAGACTCGTCCATATACGGAACATTGGTTCGTATGGCTCAGGATTGGTCGTTACGTTATACGTTGGTTGACGGCCAGGGTAACTTTGGATCAGTCGATGGTGATAGCCCTGCAGCAATGCGTTATACTGAAGCCAGATTATCGAAAATAGCGGAAGAAACACTTGCCGATTTGGAGAAAAATACGGTGGACTATCAACCTAATTTTGACGAATCGTTGAAAGAACCAACAGTATTACCAACCCGAATTCCACAATTATTGGTTAACGGAGCATCAGGAATTGCTGTTGGAATGGCAACAAACATGCCTCCCCACAATTTATCGGATACCATCGATGCGATCGTTGCTTACATTAATAATCCGGAAATTGACATTCAGGATTTGATTCCAATAATCAAAGCGCCTGATTTTCCAACCGGAGGTATCATTTATGGGTACAGAGGGGTTCAGGAAGCTTATGAAACCGGAAGAGGCCGCATCGTTATCAGAGGAAAAGCACACATTGAAGTAACGCCGAACGGTCGTGAAAAGATTGTAATTACTGAAATCCCTTACATGGTAAACAAAGCAGAACTCATAATGAAGACTGCGGAGTTAATCAACGATAAGAAGATTGAGGGAATCTCGAATGTAAACGATGAATCAGACCGCGAAGGTATGCGTATCGTTTTTGATATCAAGCGAGATGAGATTTCGAATGTTGTTTTGAATAAGCTATACAAATTTACACAACTTCAGAATAGTTTCAGTGTAAATAATATTGCCTTGGTTCACGGAAGGCCTAAACTGCTTAACCTGAAAGAATTAATTCATTATTTTGTTGAGCATCGGCATGATGTAGTCGTCCGCAGAACACAATTTGAATTGGATCAGGCCGAAAAACGCGCCCACATCCTGGAAGGACTTATCATTGCCAGCGATAATATTGAAGAAGTTATTGCAATTATCCGCGCTGCAAAAAATCCGGATGAAGCCAGAATGAACCTGATGGAACGGTTTACTTTATCTGACATTCAATCCAGGGCGATTGTTGAAATGCGTTTACGTCAGTTGACCGGACTGGAGCAAGATAAATTGCATGCTGAATACGAGGAAATTCTGAAACAGATTGAATATCTGAAGAGTGTATTAGCTGATATCAATTTGCGCATGGAAATAATCAAAAATGAGCTTATTGAAATCAAAGAAAAATATGGTGACGGACGTAAAACGGAGATTGTTCCTAACGCTGAAGAGTTCAACCCAGAGGATTTTTATGCCGATGAAGAAATGGTTATTACTATTTCTCATTTGGGATACCTTAAGCGGACGCCATTAACCGATTTCAAAACTCAGGGTAGAGGAGGCAAAGGTTCAAAGGGAAGTACTACAAGAGATTCCGATTTCCTTGAACATATGTTCAATGCTTCAATGCACAATACTTTACTTCTGTTTTCAGAAAAAGGTAAATGCTTTTGGTTGAAGGTTTATGAAATCCCGGAAGGGACGAAGACTTCAAAAGGTCGGGCTATTCAGAATGTAATTAATATTGAACAGGATGATAAGATTTTGGCCTATATTAATGTAAACAATCTTACTGATCCTGAGTATATTAACAACAACTTTATTATTCTTTGTACAAAGAAAGGTATCATTAAGAAAACTTCTCTTGAGGCTTATTCGCGCCCAAGACAAAATGGAGTAAATGCAATTACAATCCGAGAAGATGATCAGCTTTTTGAAGCAAGAATGACCAATGGAAGTCATCACATCATGATGGCTGTTCGTTCAGGAAAAGCTGTTCGCTTTGAAGATGGTAGCGTTCGTCCAATAGGTAGAACAGCTTCAGGCGTGCGTGGAATAACCCTTGGACATGATAAGGATGAAGTAGTTGGCATGGTTTGTGTTGAAAACGAAAATGCCGACATTTTAGTTGTTTCTGAAAATGGCTATGGAAAACGCTCTAAAATTGGTGATTACCGATTGACTAATCGTGGCGGAAAAGGTGTTAAAACCATTAATGTTACTGAAAAAACAGGTCAGGTAATTTCAATTAAAAGTGTTGACGATTCCAATGATCTGATGATTATTACTCAATCAGGACTAACAATCAGAATGTCAATTTCAGCACTTAGGATCTTGGGAAGAACAGCACAGGGAGTACGTTTGATAAATCTTAAAGAAGGTGATCAAATAGCTTCAATTACGATTGTTCCAACATCAGAAGATCCAGACGAAGCTTCTGAAATTTTGGATGAAAGCATTGAATTATCTGAAGAAAATGAATCTCAACCCGAAGAATAA
- a CDS encoding ATP-dependent Clp protease ATP-binding subunit — translation MDSQFSPRIKDVLSYSREEAIRLGNESIGLEHIFLGILRDGEGVAIEILSNLSVNLSEIKQSIEEKLRTGKDIDSQASVQLLKSAEKALKLVYLEARAFNSPTINTGHLLLALIKDKDSMISNILSEYHINYYILKSRLEDYKNPEAKSDFDDEDSDDDSFSKSAGGAASSSSAKKPVNPKSDTPVLDNFGVDITKAAEENNLDPIVGREREIERLAQILSRRKKNNPILIGEPGVGKSAIAEGLALRIVQKKVSRILFDKRVVSLDIASIVAGTKYRGQFEERMKAILNELSKVSNVILFIDEIHTIVGAGGATGSLDAANMLKPALARGEIQCIGATTLDEYRQQIEKDGALERRFQKIMVEPTSVDETIEILNNIKSRYEDHHNVIFTPEAIEACVKLTARYIPDRFLPDKAIDALDESGSRVHISNINVPDRIVKLEEKIEKTKEEKIKAVKSQNFELAANHRDKEKSLLQLLEQEKEEWEKELISHRETVTEEKVAEVVAMMSGVPVQRIAQAEGKRLMDMGKQIKGSVVGQDEAIVKIVKAIQRNRAGLKDPNKPIGSFVFLGPTGVGKTQLAKVLAKYLFDSIDSLIRVDMSEYMEKFSVSRLVGAPPGYVGYEEGGQLTEKVRRKPYCVVLLDEIEKAHPDVFHLLLQVLDEGRLTDSLGRSIDFKNTIIIMTSNIGSRQLSEFGRGVGFTTQNKSVDDGENSKYIVEKALKKAFAPEFLNRIDDVIMFNPLTKEHIHEIIDIELKGLYERVNSLNYKLKISTAAKDFIADKGYDAQFGARPLKRAIQKYLEDEMAEVIIRASVVEGDTISVGFDKKTEKIKIKILSTLQKKIK, via the coding sequence ATGGATTCACAATTTTCACCACGAATTAAAGATGTTCTTTCATACAGCCGGGAGGAAGCTATCCGCCTGGGGAATGAGAGCATTGGATTAGAACATATTTTCCTCGGAATCCTTAGAGATGGAGAAGGCGTAGCTATTGAGATTCTCTCTAACCTTAGTGTCAATTTGTCCGAAATAAAACAATCGATCGAAGAAAAACTAAGAACTGGCAAGGATATCGACTCACAGGCCTCTGTGCAATTATTAAAATCAGCTGAAAAAGCTTTGAAGCTTGTTTATTTGGAAGCACGTGCTTTCAACAGTCCCACTATAAATACGGGTCATCTTCTCCTCGCCTTAATTAAGGATAAGGATAGCATGATCAGTAATATTCTGAGCGAGTACCACATCAATTATTATATTTTGAAATCAAGATTGGAAGATTATAAGAATCCGGAAGCAAAATCGGACTTCGATGATGAAGATTCAGATGATGATAGTTTCTCCAAATCAGCTGGAGGAGCTGCATCATCATCATCTGCCAAAAAGCCTGTAAACCCAAAATCAGACACACCTGTGCTTGATAATTTTGGCGTTGATATTACCAAAGCCGCTGAAGAAAATAATCTGGATCCGATTGTTGGAAGGGAACGTGAAATTGAGCGATTAGCTCAAATATTATCGCGAAGAAAGAAAAACAATCCAATTCTGATTGGTGAACCTGGTGTCGGTAAATCGGCTATTGCTGAAGGACTTGCTTTGCGGATTGTTCAGAAAAAAGTATCAAGAATTCTCTTTGATAAAAGGGTTGTCAGTTTGGATATCGCTTCAATTGTTGCAGGCACCAAATATCGGGGACAATTCGAAGAACGTATGAAGGCTATTCTGAACGAGTTATCGAAAGTCAGCAATGTTATTTTGTTTATCGACGAAATTCATACCATCGTTGGTGCCGGAGGTGCAACAGGTTCGCTTGATGCTGCCAACATGCTAAAACCAGCTTTGGCACGTGGCGAAATTCAGTGTATTGGAGCCACTACCCTCGACGAATACCGCCAGCAGATTGAAAAAGATGGCGCTTTGGAAAGAAGATTTCAGAAAATAATGGTTGAGCCAACTTCTGTTGATGAGACAATTGAAATTCTGAATAATATAAAATCGAGGTATGAAGATCATCACAATGTAATTTTTACGCCAGAAGCGATTGAAGCCTGCGTAAAATTAACAGCCAGGTATATTCCCGACCGTTTTTTACCGGATAAAGCAATTGATGCCCTCGACGAATCAGGTTCGCGCGTACATATTTCAAACATCAATGTTCCGGATCGAATCGTAAAACTGGAAGAGAAGATAGAGAAAACAAAAGAGGAAAAGATCAAAGCTGTAAAAAGTCAGAACTTTGAACTAGCTGCCAATCACCGCGATAAAGAAAAAAGCCTGTTACAGTTGCTTGAGCAGGAAAAAGAAGAGTGGGAAAAAGAACTGATCAGCCATCGAGAAACGGTAACCGAAGAAAAGGTTGCTGAAGTGGTTGCCATGATGTCGGGAGTACCTGTTCAGCGCATTGCGCAGGCTGAAGGAAAACGATTGATGGATATGGGCAAACAGATTAAGGGAAGCGTGGTTGGACAGGACGAAGCAATTGTTAAGATTGTAAAGGCCATACAACGAAACCGTGCAGGACTTAAAGACCCCAATAAACCAATTGGCTCATTTGTTTTTCTTGGACCTACTGGTGTTGGTAAAACACAATTAGCTAAAGTTTTAGCTAAATACTTATTCGACAGCATCGATTCTTTGATTAGAGTTGACATGAGCGAATACATGGAGAAATTTTCTGTTTCCAGATTGGTTGGTGCGCCTCCGGGGTATGTTGGTTACGAAGAAGGTGGACAGTTGACTGAAAAAGTCAGGAGAAAACCCTATTGTGTCGTACTTTTAGATGAAATTGAAAAAGCCCATCCCGATGTTTTCCATTTATTACTTCAGGTTTTAGACGAAGGAAGGTTAACTGACAGCTTGGGGCGTAGTATCGATTTCAAAAACACGATAATTATCATGACCTCAAATATTGGCTCACGTCAATTATCGGAGTTCGGTCGTGGAGTTGGCTTCACCACACAAAATAAGAGTGTTGATGATGGAGAAAATTCGAAATACATCGTTGAAAAGGCATTAAAGAAAGCATTTGCCCCTGAATTTCTGAATCGTATTGATGATGTGATCATGTTTAACCCATTAACGAAAGAACATATTCACGAAATTATTGATATTGAATTAAAGGGTTTGTATGAACGTGTTAACTCGCTGAATTACAAATTAAAAATTTCAACTGCAGCCAAAGACTTTATAGCTGACAAAGGATACGACGCTCAATTTGGAGCAAGGCCATTGAAGCGGGCAATACAAAAATATCTGGAAGATGAAATGGCTGAAGTGATTATTAGAGCTTCAGTTGTTGAAGGAGATACTATTTCTGTAGGTTTCGACAAGAAGACTGAAAAGATAAAAATCAAGATTTTATCTACACTTCAAAAAAAAATAAAATAG